From Watersipora subatra chromosome 2, tzWatSuba1.1, whole genome shotgun sequence, one genomic window encodes:
- the LOC137388800 gene encoding carboxylesterase 1C-like — MENTLRQNHCPDGGNLSIYECLRNVPLSSLLASAKIKQHFNSAFKPTADGDFFPDDINVNSYLPSQRFDLMSGVNGQEGLIVYAFELLLFNASLFSEGISNEAMEDYLLRKCRTEIAPLSPQLCLQYITTAYELNSTDDDFERTSHLIEFLGDHLFGIDITFNLEEHSESSKSTYAYYFTELVERKGTNTMWPHPSWNAQVAADHADEILFVFGAPFLKDDKSEFWTDLRDADSTVAKGLTSLSEDEDKALSNVIMQLWSNFAKSGNPNEPTTLAEGIPVWPEFKKTTNLFLELNSNGIKTVTTPNKERKQKLRQILYADRELQRKHLQASQDNQLKSKPNTAVHHEEL, encoded by the exons ATGGAAAACACACTCCGTCAAAATCACTGTCCAGATGGTGGAAATCTTTCCATTTATGAGTGCCTTAGAAATGTGCCACTCAGTTCTTTGCTTGCAAgtgcaaaaataaaacaacatttcaatTCAGCCTTCAAGCCAACAGCTGATGGGGATTTTTTTCCAGATGACATAAATGTGAACAGCTACCTGCCATCCCAAAG GTTTGATCTGATGTCTGGAGTGAATGGTCAGGAAGGTTTAATAGTCTATGCATTTGAACTGTTATTGTTTAATGCATCCTTGTTCAGCGAGGGAATATCAAATGAGGCCATGGAAGACTATTTGTTGAGGAAATGTAGAACAGAGATTGCTCCTCTTTCTCCACAGCTGTGTTTACAATACATCACTACAGCTTATGAATTGAATTCTACGGATGATGATTTTGAAAGAACATCTCACCTTATTGAGTTCCTTG GAGATCATTTATTTGGCATCGACATAACATTCAACTTAGAAGAGCACTCAGAGTCTTCCAAATCAACTTACGCCTACTACTTCACTGAGCTGGTTGAACGAAAAGGAACTAACACTATGTGGCCTCATCCATCTTGGAATGCTCAAGTGGCTGCCGATCATgctgatgaaattttatttgtatttggcGCTCCATTTTTGAAGGATGATAAATCTGAGTTTTGGACAG ACCTACGAGATGCAGATTCCACCGTAGCTAAAGGTTTAACaagtttatcagaggatgaagACAAGGCTTTGTCCAATGTAATCATGCAATTGTGGAGCAACTTCGCCAAATCAGG AAATCCAAATGAGCCTACAACACTTGCAGAAGGTATACCTGTTTGGCCAGAGTTTAAAAAGACAACAAATCTATTCCTTGAGTTGAACAGCAATGGCATAAAGACTGTGACAACTCCTAACAAAGAGAGAAAGCAGAAACTCAGACAAATTCTGTATGCTGACAGAGAACTGCAGCGAAAGCACCTGCAAGCTAGTCAAGATAACCAGCTCAAATCTAAGCCAAACACAGCAG TGCATCATGAAGAGCTGTAG